The Coregonus clupeaformis isolate EN_2021a chromosome 13, ASM2061545v1, whole genome shotgun sequence genome includes a region encoding these proteins:
- the cdx1b gene encoding homeobox protein CDX-1b yields MYVSYLLEKEPSMYPNSVRHPSLNLNHQNFVPAPPQYSDFSGYHHVAGINNDPHHSQTGAWNPAYPPSREEWSPYGPGTGPSTSNPGPIGYSPPEFSPVPQPGLLPSINSSVGQLSPNSQRRNPYDWMRRSTPPANSGGKTRTKDKYRVVYTDHQRLELEKEFHYSRYITIRRKAELATSLSLSERQVKIWFQNRRAKERKVNKKKMQQPQPASTTTPTPPGSGMPGNVAMVTSSSGGLVSPSIPMTIKEEY; encoded by the exons ATGTACGTGAGTTATCTTTTGGAGAAGGAACCCAGCATGTACCCAAATTCAGTGCGACATCCCAGCCTAAACCTGAACCATCAGAACTTTGTGCCCGCACCTCCACAGTATTCGGATTTCAGCGGATACCACCACGTTGCTGGGATTAACAATGACCCTCACCACAGCCAGACTGGGGCCTGGAACCCTGCTTACCCGCCGAGCCGGGAAGAGTGGTCACCCTATGGGCCGGGGACAGGACCGTCCACATCTAATCCGGGACCAATAGGGTATAGTCCCCCAGAGTTCTCTCCAGTCCCACAACCCGGGCTTCTCCCATCCATCAACTCATCTGTAGGGCAGCTGTCTCCCAATTCTCAGCGCAGAAACCCTTATGATTGGATGAGGCGGAGCACACCACCGGCAAATTCAG GTGGTAAGACAAGAACGAAAGACAAGTACCGGGTGGTGTACACAGATCACCAGCGGTTGGAGCTGGAGAAGGAGTTCCACTACAGCCGCTACATCACCATCAGGAGGAAAGCAGAGCTGGCCacctctctcagcctctcagaACGACAG GTGAAAATCTGGTTTCAGAATCGGCGTGCCAAAGAGAGGAAAGTGAACAAGAAGAAGATGCAACAGCCTCAGCCTGCGTCCACAACAACCCCTACTCCCCCAGGCTCTGGCATGCCTGGCAATGTTGCCATGGTGACCAGCAGCAGTGGCGGCTTAGTGTCTCCGTCCATACCAATGACTATCAAGGAAGAATACTGA